One region of Mucilaginibacter gotjawali genomic DNA includes:
- a CDS encoding helix-turn-helix domain-containing protein has protein sequence MQVEILTKEDLKQFKAELFQEMKEAFGGNAKQENKQWLKSAEVRKLLGISPGTLQNLRINGTLTYSKIGGMMYYRYQDIMKLLENGGAK, from the coding sequence ATGCAAGTAGAGATTTTAACAAAAGAAGACCTGAAACAGTTCAAGGCAGAACTGTTTCAGGAAATGAAGGAGGCATTTGGCGGGAATGCAAAACAAGAAAACAAACAATGGCTGAAAAGCGCCGAGGTAAGAAAACTGTTAGGGATTTCACCAGGCACCCTGCAGAACCTGCGCATTAACGGGACACTGACCTATTCCAAAATAGGTGGTATGATGTACTATCGTTACCAGGACATCATGAAGCTGTTAGAAAACGGAGGTGCCAAATGA
- a CDS encoding class I SAM-dependent methyltransferase, producing the protein MTPVSDHSYGYLILPAGYRLNHEEVTASDGRVVTYRSIQVIQLQAGAIEAFMTDLALPLVMKVMDDFYLFDYGEETDEIYRSFFDYISSRYEHLIDKKLNSELIAQYFTRIEAKFPAKAVLQVLDLGSGSGISAIVKKENPTWSRISLYGHDISPQMESLSKQAGLQMLNARTLARHEDYYFDAVFGSYSFHFIKGRTTYELIWQKLRIGGIVIANFHKRIGLENALEFFESVRAEVALVATYGKSEIYQFRKTASPFISQAETQDIIAGLLHAEIETGQLLKYLIRYALLPSYELEGSLVFLKADVVRLKPFFSFLTIATWEYGSLELYDKIYVLDCGGIRLEFSRENRLSHEEFNPALLIALLIHNDDDRSNISPIYFPIGESVRVTIRSAKLKLLFEQANVDNLSIESARATIFANSASYMGSKKSLRHFLFAAIKSLVPSSYVALDLMCGAGAVSSILAMRYPTWVSDAMSFSRILAVVQGSGFSTAKAELVLEKLRPYIIQNLLEAEKWYEPALIAEDDAFHRRIGPDNKLAYSEFCRQYAFDNPDYQEHYRVKQSQGQDVPFELFAIAYSNIFFGVKQSLQIDSLRYAIEQLQDPGERIWALGAMIATVSAVGNTYAGHFAQPKYKDAASLSDNEFIRLVEQRSLSVLSEFEARLRAFAHESQSKQLSLIQPIDGPWPKAVAGFVKKFKTQNKFVYIDAPYTRDEYSRYYHVLETLVDYKYYNLTGLGRIPDKKSGARFRSNFFTRDVGKLKREFLGMFTVLLENDCSCGWSYSNSAAADCLEIIYEVVARTQCSVESFEIPYEYKGQGGRAPKQIKEYYIHFSPKPK; encoded by the coding sequence ATGACGCCAGTATCTGATCATTCCTATGGTTACCTCATCCTACCAGCCGGTTACCGTTTAAACCACGAGGAGGTCACCGCGAGCGATGGCCGTGTAGTAACTTACCGTTCCATCCAAGTCATTCAGCTACAGGCTGGGGCAATTGAGGCTTTTATGACGGATCTGGCCCTTCCGCTGGTTATGAAAGTGATGGATGATTTTTATCTTTTTGATTACGGGGAAGAGACAGACGAAATCTATCGCTCTTTCTTTGATTATATCTCGTCTAGATATGAGCACCTGATCGATAAAAAATTGAACAGCGAGCTGATCGCCCAGTATTTCACTCGGATTGAAGCGAAATTCCCGGCAAAGGCAGTGCTCCAAGTGCTTGACCTGGGTTCAGGTTCCGGGATCTCAGCTATCGTCAAAAAAGAAAATCCTACCTGGTCAAGGATCAGCCTTTACGGTCATGATATCAGTCCACAAATGGAGAGCTTGTCCAAACAGGCGGGCCTGCAAATGCTGAATGCCCGGACCTTGGCGCGGCATGAAGATTATTATTTTGATGCGGTATTCGGGTCGTATAGCTTTCATTTCATCAAAGGACGCACTACTTATGAATTGATCTGGCAAAAACTCCGAATCGGGGGGATCGTCATAGCCAATTTTCACAAGCGGATCGGTCTGGAGAACGCCTTGGAATTTTTCGAATCGGTTAGAGCGGAAGTCGCGCTGGTAGCTACCTATGGCAAGAGTGAAATCTATCAATTCCGAAAAACGGCCAGCCCCTTTATCAGCCAAGCGGAGACACAAGATATTATCGCCGGTTTGCTCCATGCGGAGATCGAGACCGGTCAGCTGTTAAAATATCTGATCCGTTATGCACTGCTGCCAAGTTACGAATTGGAAGGATCGCTGGTGTTCCTAAAAGCAGATGTAGTACGCCTGAAACCTTTCTTTAGCTTTTTAACAATAGCTACCTGGGAATATGGCAGCCTAGAATTATATGATAAGATCTACGTGCTGGATTGCGGCGGTATTCGGCTTGAATTCAGTCGGGAGAACAGGTTATCTCATGAAGAATTCAATCCGGCGCTATTGATCGCACTGTTGATCCATAATGATGATGATCGTTCGAATATCAGTCCCATCTATTTCCCAATCGGCGAAAGTGTCCGGGTGACCATCCGTTCAGCCAAACTGAAGCTGTTGTTCGAACAAGCCAATGTGGACAACTTGTCTATCGAATCCGCGCGGGCGACCATTTTTGCGAATTCCGCCTCTTATATGGGTTCAAAAAAATCGCTCCGCCATTTCCTTTTTGCGGCGATCAAATCCCTCGTGCCCAGTTCTTATGTGGCTTTAGACTTGATGTGCGGCGCGGGCGCCGTGTCCAGTATCTTGGCGATGCGTTATCCGACTTGGGTGTCTGACGCTATGAGTTTCAGCCGGATATTAGCGGTAGTCCAGGGAAGCGGATTCTCTACAGCTAAAGCCGAGTTGGTACTGGAAAAACTCAGGCCCTACATAATTCAGAACCTGTTGGAGGCGGAAAAGTGGTACGAGCCCGCGCTCATCGCCGAAGACGACGCATTTCACCGACGCATCGGCCCGGATAATAAGCTGGCTTACAGTGAATTTTGTCGTCAGTATGCCTTTGACAACCCGGACTACCAAGAACACTATCGCGTTAAACAAAGCCAGGGGCAGGACGTACCATTCGAACTTTTTGCGATCGCCTATAGCAATATTTTTTTTGGGGTCAAACAGTCGCTGCAGATCGATAGCTTAAGATATGCGATCGAACAATTGCAAGATCCCGGAGAGCGGATCTGGGCACTAGGCGCCATGATCGCAACGGTAAGCGCGGTCGGTAATACCTATGCTGGTCATTTTGCCCAACCGAAATATAAGGATGCAGCTAGCTTGTCCGACAATGAGTTCATCCGCCTAGTCGAACAGCGCAGCCTTTCGGTCTTGAGTGAATTTGAAGCGAGGCTGCGGGCTTTTGCACATGAAAGCCAGTCTAAGCAATTATCGCTGATCCAGCCAATTGATGGCCCCTGGCCCAAAGCGGTAGCAGGTTTCGTCAAGAAATTCAAAACGCAGAACAAGTTTGTATACATTGATGCACCCTATACACGTGATGAATACAGCCGCTATTATCATGTGCTGGAAACCTTGGTAGATTACAAATATTATAACCTCACGGGCCTGGGGCGGATACCTGATAAAAAAAGCGGAGCTCGTTTCCGGTCCAATTTCTTTACGAGGGATGTGGGCAAACTTAAGCGGGAGTTTTTAGGCATGTTTACCGTTTTACTCGAAAATGACTGTTCCTGTGGTTGGAGCTATTCCAACAGTGCCGCGGCTGACTGTTTGGAGATCATTTATGAGGTCGTGGCCAGAACGCAGTGTTCGGTGGAATCCTTTGAAATTCCATATGAATATAAAGGCCAAGGTGGAAGGGCGCCTAAACAGATCAAGGAATATTATATCCATTTTTCACCGAAGCCGAAATGA
- a CDS encoding diguanylate cyclase domain-containing protein → MNKLTDFVFEHSAGKWQDYVTEVVGFLRSALFTYADFAVILDKVIGHPNSKITGLKFTIKSNDQNSVIFEYEQVPAGQAADNLNTQYLDGHNWFRYEYSIWYKKNIEKDGTDKDEVTRLVRLLIEAFWKTSSRDENTRIWTKLVPGTGQLINSTLSFYKSKCHYITILYCDLDQFHDLNRTHGDAAGDLVLLQMAALFTRFVIDKPAILLHDKGDEFIILLFTMYIEEGLAFAYDFQKTLKSSSFEIPTEQGSKKLESEITVGINIRYTQTNDDLSFTSEIKFAEQAAKDEEGKKRYRTANLHNAAQSTLDIPPLNEFTANASKLNLKVSPAKRIFRNVWLNLITEEVVRILSAGQPLSTISEVLDWIQPGYTENCAAFHEYTDVPDYTKDFSAFDILISVNRGIVMQDVAGRDAHFYEIRNTGTAIALFSNKHEVLSLASTSAIELKIGTFFQNEIVPVAILVRIGHNELNAPERIFGDIITVDDRPSMGGGLPDFWELALAKVVNQINADPNIKFVYIIGERQYGSNTVEWLERIAAGKLDKQGIETITYKIRTTHSAIDNTRTRLKDAVKQYDSIEQIAKAYAVLVTDGKDIVTQQLMPADDRPPVFLQKDVRIKDYALTAEDGFKVKTLAEAYPLMLEVARLSTASNSIRDQARGFLGELIDFKVELSNPTRDLIPFYYRADKEKFETYFEKLFLKEDGLFAVHLNKQLDAVLKHIEESIHKQYSTRRAILIIPNQIKPDDLKPLGLVSVRIIPRVRNTKSVGLVFSYTWRTVEALVGFPYSLYGSVKYGEHIQALLQERMNAKGINITFDKVSYIASSLHIFMDEQGQAIAKSIINDASI, encoded by the coding sequence ATGAATAAATTAACTGATTTTGTATTCGAACATAGTGCCGGTAAGTGGCAGGATTATGTCACGGAAGTAGTCGGCTTTTTAAGAAGCGCGTTATTTACATACGCCGACTTTGCGGTCATTCTCGACAAGGTGATCGGTCATCCCAACTCGAAGATCACTGGCCTTAAGTTCACGATCAAATCTAACGATCAGAACAGCGTGATCTTTGAATATGAGCAGGTGCCGGCGGGACAGGCAGCCGATAATCTCAACACACAATACCTTGATGGTCATAACTGGTTCCGCTACGAATACTCCATTTGGTATAAAAAGAATATAGAGAAGGATGGTACGGATAAGGATGAGGTCACACGTCTGGTCAGGCTGCTGATTGAGGCATTCTGGAAAACCTCCTCACGTGACGAGAACACACGTATCTGGACAAAGCTCGTACCTGGGACCGGGCAACTGATCAACTCTACTTTATCCTTCTATAAAAGCAAATGTCATTACATCACGATCTTATATTGTGATCTCGACCAGTTCCATGATCTCAACCGGACCCATGGCGATGCCGCGGGGGACCTCGTGTTGTTACAAATGGCAGCGCTGTTTACCCGGTTTGTAATCGATAAACCTGCCATCCTTTTGCATGACAAAGGGGATGAGTTCATTATCCTACTCTTTACCATGTATATCGAGGAAGGATTGGCTTTCGCCTATGATTTCCAAAAAACGCTCAAGTCCAGCTCCTTCGAGATCCCGACCGAACAGGGAAGTAAAAAACTGGAGTCGGAGATCACGGTCGGCATCAATATCCGGTATACGCAAACCAATGATGACCTTTCCTTTACATCCGAGATTAAGTTTGCCGAGCAGGCTGCTAAGGACGAGGAAGGCAAAAAGCGCTACCGGACCGCGAATCTACATAATGCGGCGCAGAGCACACTCGACATTCCGCCACTCAATGAATTTACTGCAAATGCCAGCAAACTCAATTTAAAAGTTTCGCCGGCCAAACGAATATTCAGAAATGTCTGGTTAAATTTGATCACGGAAGAGGTCGTGCGAATCCTTTCAGCCGGCCAACCCTTAAGCACGATCAGCGAGGTCCTAGATTGGATTCAGCCAGGCTATACGGAAAATTGCGCCGCGTTTCATGAGTACACAGATGTCCCGGATTATACCAAGGACTTTTCTGCCTTTGATATCCTGATCTCTGTCAATCGCGGTATCGTCATGCAAGATGTTGCTGGACGTGACGCGCATTTTTACGAGATCCGGAATACCGGCACTGCAATAGCCTTGTTTTCGAATAAACATGAGGTATTAAGCCTGGCCTCGACGTCGGCTATCGAATTGAAGATCGGTACGTTCTTCCAAAATGAGATCGTGCCAGTGGCGATATTGGTCAGGATAGGTCATAATGAGCTCAATGCCCCTGAGCGCATTTTTGGTGATATTATTACCGTCGATGACCGCCCAAGCATGGGCGGCGGCCTGCCGGATTTCTGGGAACTGGCGTTAGCAAAAGTGGTCAACCAGATCAACGCTGACCCGAACATCAAATTTGTATACATCATCGGCGAACGACAGTATGGCAGCAATACAGTAGAATGGCTGGAGCGGATCGCAGCCGGTAAACTCGATAAGCAAGGCATCGAAACGATCACCTATAAGATCCGTACTACGCATTCGGCGATTGATAATACCAGGACCCGGCTGAAGGATGCGGTTAAACAATATGACTCGATAGAGCAGATCGCCAAAGCCTATGCAGTACTGGTCACCGATGGTAAGGATATCGTCACACAGCAGCTAATGCCTGCCGATGACAGGCCGCCGGTATTTTTGCAAAAAGATGTTCGCATCAAGGATTATGCCCTTACAGCGGAAGATGGTTTTAAGGTCAAAACCCTGGCGGAAGCTTACCCCCTGATGCTGGAAGTTGCCAGGCTCTCCACAGCCAGTAACAGTATTCGCGACCAGGCACGTGGATTCCTGGGCGAGCTGATAGATTTTAAGGTGGAATTATCCAACCCGACTAGGGATCTTATCCCTTTTTACTACCGGGCCGACAAGGAAAAATTTGAAACTTATTTTGAAAAGTTGTTCCTTAAGGAGGATGGTCTGTTCGCTGTTCATTTGAATAAACAGCTGGACGCCGTTCTAAAACATATCGAAGAATCGATCCACAAGCAATATTCAACCAGACGGGCAATTCTAATCATTCCGAACCAGATCAAGCCCGATGACCTGAAGCCCCTCGGACTTGTTTCTGTGCGGATTATTCCCCGAGTCAGGAACACGAAGTCGGTAGGGCTCGTTTTCAGCTATACTTGGCGTACGGTAGAAGCCTTAGTCGGCTTTCCATACAGTTTGTACGGCTCGGTCAAATATGGCGAACATATTCAGGCCCTGCTCCAGGAAAGAATGAACGCGAAGGGTATCAATATTACTTTCGATAAAGTTTCCTATATCGCGAGTAGTTTACATATTTTTATGGATGAACAAGGTCAGGCAATCGCTAAAAGCATTATCAATGACGCCAGTATCTGA
- a CDS encoding HAD-IIB family hydrolase, with the protein MNKGLRDIAQADLSQLQSFSRIKMIAVDLDGTISGSAVLEVWENIIWLIKRLNYGRNKTGLIIATGRTLTGAKPAIRLLYHTRDLPIILYNGSVVINNNTYEVLYRKTIPNLVLTEIAALSDLFAVNVFAYYYVGKEKDLFDTLDRLEYVLGFGRDRSLATEFNQMPIIWEFDASYLVNAPSAILIDIRNIIPGDKERILERLAAMPEISVTSSGFAYIEIRPAGSNKAEALRFVADTLKLSAIDFAAIGDNDNDVEMLSWVGTGIAVSNGTDSAISAAKYVCSHNVASGVIEVLRLIKQSKRYHDE; encoded by the coding sequence ATGAACAAAGGCCTGCGTGATATAGCCCAAGCCGACCTGAGTCAACTTCAATCATTTTCAAGGATCAAGATGATTGCCGTGGACCTAGATGGTACCATCTCAGGCTCTGCTGTACTCGAGGTCTGGGAGAATATTATCTGGCTGATAAAACGCCTGAACTACGGACGTAATAAAACCGGCCTGATCATAGCTACTGGGCGTACCCTAACCGGCGCCAAACCGGCCATTAGGCTACTTTACCACACCCGCGACCTTCCCATCATTTTATATAATGGTTCGGTGGTGATCAATAACAACACTTATGAAGTACTGTACCGGAAGACGATCCCGAATCTGGTGTTAACCGAGATCGCCGCGCTGAGCGATCTGTTTGCGGTCAATGTTTTTGCCTATTATTATGTAGGTAAGGAAAAAGATCTTTTTGACACCTTGGACCGTTTGGAATATGTATTGGGATTCGGTCGTGACCGTTCGCTCGCCACGGAGTTTAACCAAATGCCAATCATCTGGGAGTTTGATGCCTCATACCTGGTGAATGCCCCGTCCGCTATACTGATCGATATCCGTAACATCATTCCCGGTGATAAAGAGCGCATCCTGGAGCGATTGGCGGCCATGCCCGAAATATCGGTCACATCCAGCGGTTTCGCTTACATAGAGATCCGGCCAGCCGGCAGCAATAAAGCCGAGGCCTTGCGCTTTGTCGCCGACACGCTCAAACTTTCCGCCATTGACTTTGCCGCCATCGGTGACAATGATAACGATGTCGAGATGCTAAGCTGGGTGGGCACCGGCATCGCGGTATCTAATGGCACCGACAGTGCGATCAGCGCCGCGAAATATGTATGCAGTCACAACGTAGCCTCTGGTGTCATCGAAGTACTGAGGCTCATCAAGCAATCTAAACGTTATCACGATGAATAA
- a CDS encoding DNA adenine methylase: MRYIGSKSSSIEEIFRSVSPYRTAGTFCDPFGGTSTVGAYFKHKGFHVYTGDLLLFAHYIQVAKLAFNEPPSFNAVKTTLSITDAMGLPTYLNQIPDVSGWFVENFAVRRQYFTLANAARIEACWQQIISFQERGLITFQEYAFLMASLIESMDRVANTAGTYYAYLKKFSIKASREFRFEFIMPVNGAFAGESDLGDALELIKRRHYDVIYLDPPYNDRRYHGYYHLPEAIARGITPQVTGKAGVCHFDLDIPSDFYGASSALLSLEDILAHADYNLLLFHYCPNGLIPQSKLDAVFQQYASTTRIDIQSLGYSTKRAERKSSTLLYLIHNEQRPA, from the coding sequence ATGCGCTACATTGGTTCAAAGTCCAGTTCTATCGAAGAGATTTTCCGTTCAGTATCCCCATACCGGACGGCAGGGACTTTCTGTGATCCGTTCGGCGGGACATCGACGGTAGGTGCTTATTTCAAGCATAAAGGGTTCCACGTCTATACTGGTGATCTTCTATTATTCGCTCATTATATCCAGGTTGCCAAGCTTGCGTTCAATGAGCCGCCATCATTTAATGCCGTCAAAACAACCTTAAGCATTACCGATGCAATGGGTCTACCAACCTATTTAAACCAAATCCCGGACGTGTCCGGCTGGTTCGTTGAAAATTTTGCCGTTCGGCGGCAATATTTTACGCTGGCGAATGCGGCTAGGATCGAAGCCTGTTGGCAACAAATTATCTCGTTTCAGGAAAGGGGATTGATCACCTTTCAGGAATATGCTTTCCTGATGGCCTCGCTCATTGAATCGATGGACAGGGTGGCGAATACCGCCGGCACTTATTATGCATATTTGAAAAAGTTTTCGATCAAGGCCTCCAGGGAATTCCGCTTTGAGTTCATCATGCCGGTGAACGGAGCTTTTGCTGGCGAATCTGACCTTGGCGATGCGCTGGAACTGATCAAACGGCGGCATTATGACGTTATCTATCTTGATCCGCCATACAACGACCGCAGGTATCATGGCTATTACCATTTGCCGGAGGCCATCGCCCGCGGTATTACACCTCAGGTGACGGGCAAAGCCGGCGTCTGTCATTTCGACCTGGACATTCCTTCAGACTTTTACGGAGCCTCATCCGCACTACTGTCGCTGGAAGATATCTTGGCCCATGCCGATTATAATTTGCTGCTTTTCCATTATTGTCCGAACGGGCTGATCCCACAATCCAAATTGGATGCGGTATTTCAGCAGTATGCCTCAACAACCCGCATTGATATCCAGAGCCTCGGCTATTCTACCAAACGGGCCGAGCGCAAGTCATCCACTTTATTGTACCTGATCCACAATGAACAAAGGCCTGCGTGA
- a CDS encoding CBASS cGAMP-activated phospholipase, producing MSTSNNRLNKPLRILSIDGGGVRGIVPARLLSEMEQQLQTQYPGKSLWQCFDLITGTSTGGIIALAIAFGIPAKEILDFYLTKSKIIFGNKKWAGRVFYAKHERTDLEQIVRELFASYHGGTDPLIGDCKTHVAIPVYDLNKGCPRVLKSAYHPLLERDHQLPAYMAAMATSAAPTFFEPFSAYYKNLHGKKTDFLHNIDGGVFANNPSLGCLIEVQRSFNVPLKNIRMLSLGTGHLRRFDQQQRSNYGLFYWMRKSRLIEVFLQAQAQEVENLISIMKNGLGKSDPDSFTYIRADAEMNSKTKIELDETSTGKLAYLSDIGRDLWHKHQPEINKEFFN from the coding sequence ATGTCAACTTCCAATAACAGATTAAACAAACCATTACGAATTCTGTCAATCGACGGCGGCGGAGTGCGCGGCATTGTACCGGCACGGCTACTGAGCGAAATGGAACAGCAACTGCAGACCCAATATCCAGGAAAGTCGTTATGGCAGTGTTTTGATTTGATTACCGGGACATCGACAGGCGGTATCATAGCGCTCGCAATTGCATTTGGCATACCAGCCAAAGAAATACTGGATTTTTATTTGACAAAAAGCAAGATTATTTTCGGAAATAAAAAATGGGCGGGCAGGGTGTTTTATGCAAAGCACGAACGGACTGACTTAGAACAAATCGTTCGCGAGCTTTTTGCATCCTATCATGGTGGTACAGATCCGCTGATCGGGGATTGCAAGACGCATGTGGCGATCCCCGTCTACGATCTGAATAAGGGTTGTCCACGGGTACTGAAGTCAGCTTATCATCCTTTACTCGAGCGCGATCACCAGTTGCCGGCGTACATGGCAGCTATGGCTACCTCCGCGGCACCCACTTTCTTTGAACCCTTCTCCGCCTATTATAAAAACCTGCACGGAAAAAAAACAGATTTTTTGCACAATATCGATGGCGGTGTTTTTGCCAATAACCCAAGTTTAGGTTGCCTGATTGAGGTACAGCGATCATTTAATGTGCCCCTGAAAAATATCCGCATGCTGTCCCTGGGAACCGGGCATTTGCGGCGTTTCGATCAGCAGCAGCGGTCCAATTACGGCCTTTTTTACTGGATGCGGAAAAGCCGCCTGATCGAAGTATTCCTGCAGGCGCAGGCACAAGAGGTGGAAAACCTAATCAGCATTATGAAAAATGGGCTGGGCAAAAGCGATCCCGACAGTTTTACTTACATTCGTGCCGACGCCGAAATGAACAGCAAAACCAAAATTGAACTGGATGAGACCTCAACCGGGAAGTTAGCGTATTTGTCGGACATCGGTCGTGACTTATGGCATAAGCATCAACCGGAAATCAATAAAGAATTTTTCAATTAA
- a CDS encoding ORF6N domain-containing protein — protein sequence METILKPDEVVMNQIYYIRNQKVMLDKELAELYQVSTGALNQAVARNIKRFPGDFMFQLSEQEWSNLKSQIVISSWGGTRKLPYAFTEQGVAMLSGILNSDRAIAVNIQIMRIFIRIRQMFIDNTDLRLEIEKIKNKLDNQDKNMEIVFRYLDELIEKKQDLPERNRIGFKPDGF from the coding sequence ATGGAAACAATATTAAAGCCTGATGAAGTAGTGATGAATCAAATTTACTACATCAGAAATCAAAAAGTTATGTTAGATAAAGAACTAGCCGAATTGTACCAAGTTTCAACAGGTGCATTAAATCAGGCTGTCGCGAGAAATATAAAGCGTTTTCCGGGAGATTTTATGTTTCAACTTAGCGAACAAGAATGGTCAAACTTGAAATCACAAATTGTGATATCAAGTTGGGGCGGCACAAGAAAATTACCTTATGCTTTTACTGAACAAGGCGTTGCAATGCTGTCAGGTATATTGAATAGCGATAGGGCAATCGCCGTAAACATCCAAATAATGAGAATTTTTATTCGTATCAGGCAGATGTTTATTGATAATACCGATCTGCGTTTGGAGATTGAAAAAATCAAAAACAAATTAGACAATCAGGATAAAAACATGGAGATTGTATTTAGGTATCTTGATGAACTTATAGAGAAAAAGCAAGACCTACCGGAACGTAACAGAATTGGATTTAAACCAGATGGCTTTTAG
- a CDS encoding site-specific integrase, translating into MKTNFSLLFYLKKQKIYDSGPKPIYMRITVNGKRAEVSAGRDCEPSVWNSHAGRCIGTKSEIRALNSYLDTLQAKVFNAHQQLITAGDDVTADRLRDQFIGRSDKAYFIVELFNEHNEQVKALIGNGFEANTLKSYRSSFKHLSEFVLHQFGKTDIDIKKLNHAFIVNYEFYLKTVCKCSGVSAAKYVKHLKKIVNYCLANKWLTDNPFINYRSKAKAKEKEFLMSEELEAIVVKNITIERLRQVRDVFVFCCYTGLCYADVQKLQKHQIAKGVDGEQWIFTTRQKTDTSTRIPLLSLAVDIVNKYEDHPQCANKNLVLPVLSNQRMNSYLKEIADICGITKTLTFHMARHTFATTVTLSNGVPIESVSKMLGHNSIKTTQHYAKVLDLKVSKDMALLKKKYATI; encoded by the coding sequence ATGAAAACGAATTTCAGTCTACTTTTTTATTTAAAAAAACAAAAAATCTATGATTCGGGTCCTAAGCCTATTTATATGCGCATTACCGTTAACGGGAAACGTGCAGAAGTATCCGCTGGCAGGGATTGTGAGCCTTCTGTTTGGAATAGTCATGCCGGACGGTGTATCGGCACTAAATCAGAAATAAGGGCTTTAAATAGCTATTTAGACACACTGCAAGCCAAAGTATTTAACGCGCATCAGCAATTGATAACTGCCGGAGACGATGTCACAGCGGACAGGCTACGGGATCAGTTTATTGGCCGCTCTGATAAAGCATATTTTATCGTTGAATTATTCAATGAGCACAATGAACAGGTGAAAGCTTTAATTGGAAATGGTTTTGAAGCCAATACCCTTAAAAGTTATCGCAGTTCTTTTAAGCATTTGTCTGAGTTCGTCCTGCATCAATTTGGAAAAACCGATATCGACATTAAAAAGTTAAACCATGCCTTTATCGTCAATTATGAATTCTACTTAAAAACAGTGTGTAAATGCAGCGGAGTATCTGCGGCTAAATATGTAAAACATCTCAAGAAAATTGTCAACTATTGCCTGGCTAACAAATGGCTAACCGATAATCCTTTTATCAATTATAGATCAAAGGCTAAAGCAAAAGAAAAAGAGTTTTTAATGTCCGAAGAATTGGAAGCAATTGTTGTTAAGAATATCACGATTGAAAGGCTCAGACAAGTGAGAGATGTATTTGTTTTCTGCTGTTATACAGGTTTATGCTACGCAGATGTTCAGAAGCTTCAAAAGCACCAAATAGCTAAAGGTGTCGATGGCGAACAGTGGATATTTACCACCAGGCAAAAAACAGACACAAGTACGAGAATACCCCTGCTAAGTTTAGCGGTCGACATTGTCAACAAGTATGAAGATCACCCACAATGCGCAAATAAAAACCTGGTTTTACCGGTTTTAAGTAATCAAAGAATGAATAGTTATCTAAAGGAAATCGCAGATATATGCGGGATTACAAAAACGCTTACATTTCATATGGCACGGCACACGTTTGCTACTACCGTAACACTATCTAACGGTGTTCCTATTGAAAGTGTCAGCAAAATGTTAGGACATAACAGTATTAAGACAACACAGCATTATGCAAAGGTTTTAGACTTGAAGGTAAGCAAGGATATGGCTCTGTTAAAAAAGAAATACGCAACCATCTAA